Proteins encoded in a region of the Phoenix dactylifera cultivar Barhee BC4 chromosome 3, palm_55x_up_171113_PBpolish2nd_filt_p, whole genome shotgun sequence genome:
- the LOC103697741 gene encoding protein RETICULATA-RELATED 4, chloroplastic-like codes for MAAAASAAASFSNLRFPSISSPSSGGRRPFSAVRFLASVRPPHLRIFPPCPARRPLVAGSGDGGIGNGGGGGGGGGGRGGGEDGDSGRKNRTEALLALTELGRTLDSLPKDLAAAVEAGRIPGAIVHRFAELEKSPFFRWLLQFGGFKERLLADDLFLAKVVMECGVGIFTKTAAEWERRRENFVKELDFVFADVAMAIVADFMLVWLPAPTVSLRPPLAFSAGPIAKFFYSCPDNAFQVALAGTSYSLLQRVGAIVRNGSKLFAVGTGASLIGVGTTNALINARKTLDKNFAGEAEDVPILSTSVAYGVYMAVSSNLRYQILAGVIEQRILEPLLHSHKLILSASCFAVRTGNTFLGSLMWVDYARWIGIQKIRE; via the exons ATGGCGGCTGCTGCCTCCGCCGCCGCATCCTTCTCTAACCTCCGGTTCCCGTCCATCTCCAGCCCTTCGTCTGGCGGCCGCCGCCCATTCTCCGCCGTTCGATTCCTCGCCTCCGTCCGCCCTCCCCACCTCCGGATATTTCCTCCCTGCCCCGCCCGGCGTCCCCTCGTCGCCGGATCCGGCGACGGCGGGATCGggaacggcggcggcggcggcggcggcggaggcggccGTGGTGGAGGGGAAGATGGGGACTCCGGCCGGAAGAACCGGACGGAGGCTCTCCTGGCCCTGACGGAGCTCGGCCGGACGCTGGACAGCCTCCCCAAAGACCTTGCGGCAGCCGTCGAGGCCGGGAGGATTCCCGGGGCGATCGTGCACCGCTTCGCCGAGCTTGAGAAGTCTCCGTTCTTCCGGTGGCTTCTCCAGTTTGGGGGGTTCAAGGAAAGGCTTCTGGCTGACGACCTCTTCTTGGCCAAGGTCGTCATGGAGTGCGGCGTCGGCATCTTTACCAAG ACTGCTGCTGAGTGGGAACGTCGCAGAGAGAATTTTGTCAAGGAACTGGATTTTGTTTTCGCAGATGTG GCGATGGCCATAGTTGCTGATTTTATGCTTGTCTGGCTTCCTGCACCAACTGTTTCTCTTCGACCACCTCTGGCATTCAGTGCTGGACCTATTGCCAAATTCTTTTACAGCTGCCCTGATAATGCTTTTCAG gttGCTTTGGCTGGAACATCATACTCATTATTGCAGAGAGTTGGTGCAATAGTG AGAAATGGGTCAAAGCTATTTGCCGTTGGGACTGGTGCATCTCTG ATTGGTGTTGGTACAACGAATGCCTTGATTAATGCAAGAAAGACATTGGATAAGAATTTTGCTGGTGAAGCAGAGGATGTCCCTATATTATCAACTAGTGTTGCCTATGGTGTCTATATGGCAGTGTCCAGTAACCTTAG GTACCAGATACTGGCGGGTGTAATAGAACAGCGAATCCTGGAGCCACTGCTACACAGCCACAAACTCATTTTAAGTGCATCGTGCTTTGCAGTTCGTACAGGAAACACATTTTTGGGATCTCTAAT GTGGGTTGACTATGCCCGCTGGATAGGAATCCAAAAGATCCGGGAGTAG